A stretch of the Streptococcus himalayensis genome encodes the following:
- a CDS encoding pyridoxal phosphate-dependent aminotransferase — MKVSKRVLEMEESVTLAAGARAKQLKAEGRDILSLTLGEPDFTTPENIQEAAIAAIRDGRASFYTVTSGLPELKTAISGYFEKFYGYSVAPNQVTVATGAKFSLYTFFMSVINPLDEVIIPTPYWVSYADQIKMAEGVPVFVQAREANDFKVTVAQLEAARTAKTKVLVLNSPSNPTGMIYSREELLAIGNWAVEHDILILADDIYGRLVYNGNTFTPISSLSEAIRKQTVVINGVSKTYAMTGWRIGYAVGEPEIIAAMTKVAGQTTSNPTAVAQYGAIEALIGEQDTVEQMRQAFEERLNTIYPLLAEVPGFEVVKPQGAFYLFPNVKKAMDMKGFTDVTAFTTAILEEVGVALVTGAGFGAPENVRLSYATDLDTLKEAVKRLKTFMEG; from the coding sequence ATGAAGGTATCAAAACGAGTGCTTGAAATGGAAGAAAGTGTAACCTTGGCTGCGGGTGCGCGTGCTAAGCAGTTAAAGGCAGAAGGAAGGGATATTTTATCCTTGACTTTGGGAGAACCTGACTTCACCACTCCAGAAAATATTCAAGAGGCAGCCATAGCTGCTATTAGAGATGGTCGTGCGAGCTTTTATACGGTAACCAGTGGGTTGCCAGAATTAAAGACGGCTATTAGCGGCTACTTTGAGAAATTCTATGGCTATTCAGTAGCCCCAAACCAGGTGACGGTGGCAACAGGAGCAAAATTCTCTCTCTATACCTTTTTCATGAGCGTTATCAATCCGCTTGATGAGGTGATTATTCCAACCCCTTATTGGGTCAGCTATGCGGATCAGATTAAAATGGCGGAAGGTGTGCCTGTTTTTGTGCAGGCAAGAGAAGCCAATGATTTTAAGGTGACCGTTGCGCAATTAGAAGCAGCACGCACGGCTAAAACCAAGGTCTTGGTTCTCAATTCACCGTCTAATCCAACTGGTATGATTTATAGCAGGGAGGAACTTCTTGCGATTGGGAATTGGGCTGTCGAGCATGACATTCTGATTTTGGCAGATGATATTTACGGACGACTTGTCTATAATGGGAATACCTTCACCCCGATTTCCAGCTTGTCAGAAGCCATTCGGAAGCAGACGGTTGTCATCAATGGTGTCTCTAAGACCTATGCCATGACTGGTTGGCGGATTGGTTATGCAGTGGGAGAGCCAGAGATTATCGCTGCCATGACCAAGGTTGCGGGACAAACAACGTCTAATCCAACAGCTGTAGCCCAGTATGGAGCGATTGAAGCCCTAATTGGCGAGCAGGATACAGTAGAGCAAATGCGTCAAGCCTTTGAAGAGCGACTCAATACCATCTATCCCTTACTGGCTGAAGTTCCAGGATTTGAAGTGGTGAAACCGCAAGGTGCCTTCTATCTCTTTCCAAATGTAAAAAAAGCCATGGACATGAAAGGTTTCACGGATGTGACAGCCTTTACAACAGCGATTTTGGAAGAAGTAGGAGTTGCCTTGGTGACGGGAGCAGGATTTGGTGCACCTGAAAATGTCCGTCTCAGCTATGCGACAGACCTTGATACCTTAAAAGAAGCTGTTAAACGCCTAAAAACATTTATGGAAGGGTAA
- a CDS encoding cell wall elongation regulator TseB-like domain-containing protein produces the protein MKNRGNSQRKLLIWQYIIGIILLLSVLAFSFLYVLETAKAPYQSEKHSSQLLAEKYAALKELETFTMYHGKESYASLLGKDTSGKAIGVLIQKDSDKIYLYDLANGISQARAKKIAKENGAGKIERVVLGYFDNQPIWEVKSGQNYYVISFENGTFLSKEGI, from the coding sequence GTGAAAAATAGAGGAAATAGTCAACGGAAATTGCTCATCTGGCAATACATCATTGGAATTATCTTGCTCTTATCTGTCCTAGCCTTTTCATTTTTATATGTGTTAGAAACAGCGAAAGCCCCTTACCAGTCTGAAAAACATTCAAGCCAGCTTTTGGCGGAAAAATATGCAGCATTGAAGGAGTTAGAGACCTTTACTATGTACCATGGCAAGGAGTCTTATGCCAGCCTTTTAGGAAAGGACACGAGTGGCAAGGCCATTGGCGTATTAATTCAAAAAGACAGTGATAAGATTTATCTCTACGACTTGGCAAATGGGATTTCTCAAGCGAGGGCGAAGAAAATTGCCAAAGAAAATGGGGCTGGTAAGATTGAGCGAGTGGTCTTGGGTTACTTCGACAATCAACCGATTTGGGAAGTCAAGTCGGGCCAGAACTACTACGTGATTTCTTTTGAAAATGGAACATTTCTGAGCAAGGAGGGAATATGA
- a CDS encoding CsbD family protein produces MSLNLDELAGGLKEQAGKLVGDKKTEVEGAVEKVAAEAKELAGDATDKAKELVEDAKGAVEGAVEGLKNVFGK; encoded by the coding sequence ATGTCTTTAAATTTAGATGAATTAGCAGGCGGTTTGAAAGAACAAGCTGGAAAATTAGTTGGCGATAAGAAAACAGAAGTCGAAGGTGCTGTTGAAAAAGTTGCAGCAGAAGCTAAAGAACTAGCAGGAGATGCAACGGATAAGGCCAAAGAATTGGTAGAGGATGCTAAAGGTGCCGTAGAGGGTGCTGTTGAAGGTCTTAAAAACGTTTTTGGCAAATAA
- a CDS encoding cache domain-containing sensor histidine kinase — MKRFSLFVQLVVYVAVTMLLLLGIVGAGYYYKSADVIRETTEQSTQHTISQSGQFVQSYLEKLKETTSSLANHELVKTYAEDATVENERALRKLLGTILSTDRDLVSAVLVTKSGHLVSTDEAVSMKTSSDMMKEAWYQAAIHEHAMPVVTPARQNLSEANEKWVVSVTQEVVDSKGDNLAVVRLDIAYDTLTAYLDSLQLGEKGFTFIVNSNHEFVYHPKKSVYSSSEEMKALEPYIQEKNGYVDQDSSYVYQYQIPQSDWVMIGVSSMENLHQLQGQVLTSFVGTGLVALGICLLGIWFILRHWIKPLRNLQETILAIGNGNASLRANEQGAPELVDLAHQFNRMLDQIDKLMLAVKEEEQNVRKYELQALSSQINPHFLYNTLDTIVWMAEFNNSEKVVEVTKSLAKYFRLALNQGNEQIALKDEIDHVRQYLFIQKQRYGYKLTYEIEEDTRFDDFQLPKLVLQPLVENAIYHGIKEIKEQGLVRVSVEERAGFLVVSIYDNGRGFIAHDTTENLLVKLGGVGLKNVDQRLRLQFGQDYHMEIDSKQGSHTRISLSFPMA, encoded by the coding sequence ATGAAGCGGTTTTCTCTTTTTGTGCAGTTAGTGGTTTATGTGGCTGTTACCATGTTATTACTGCTTGGGATTGTTGGTGCTGGTTACTATTATAAGAGTGCAGATGTCATTCGAGAAACGACTGAGCAGAGTACACAACATACCATTTCCCAAAGCGGTCAATTTGTCCAGTCTTATTTGGAAAAATTAAAAGAAACGACCAGTAGTTTGGCAAATCATGAACTAGTCAAGACTTACGCAGAAGATGCAACGGTAGAAAATGAGAGAGCGTTAAGAAAACTATTGGGTACGATTTTATCAACGGATCGTGATTTGGTATCTGCCGTTCTCGTCACTAAATCAGGCCACCTAGTATCAACAGATGAAGCAGTTAGTATGAAAACCTCCAGTGACATGATGAAAGAAGCTTGGTACCAAGCCGCTATTCATGAACATGCCATGCCGGTTGTCACTCCTGCACGCCAAAATCTTTCTGAAGCCAATGAGAAATGGGTGGTGTCTGTTACCCAAGAAGTGGTGGATAGCAAAGGAGACAATCTAGCGGTTGTCCGTCTTGATATTGCTTATGATACTTTGACGGCTTATCTCGATAGCTTACAGCTCGGAGAAAAGGGCTTTACCTTTATTGTCAATAGCAATCATGAATTTGTCTATCATCCAAAGAAGAGTGTCTATTCATCTAGTGAGGAGATGAAAGCCCTAGAACCCTATATCCAAGAAAAGAATGGCTATGTTGACCAGGATAGTTCCTATGTTTATCAGTACCAGATCCCCCAGAGTGATTGGGTCATGATTGGGGTTTCTTCTATGGAAAATCTTCACCAACTGCAAGGTCAAGTGTTGACATCTTTTGTAGGAACGGGGCTGGTTGCCTTGGGAATTTGTCTTTTAGGAATTTGGTTCATTTTACGGCATTGGATTAAGCCTTTGCGGAATTTACAAGAAACGATTTTGGCCATTGGAAATGGAAATGCCAGTTTACGAGCCAATGAGCAAGGGGCACCAGAATTGGTTGATTTGGCTCATCAATTTAACCGTATGTTAGATCAGATTGACAAATTGATGCTGGCCGTTAAAGAAGAAGAGCAAAATGTCCGCAAATACGAGCTACAAGCCCTTTCTAGTCAAATCAATCCTCATTTTCTGTATAATACCTTAGACACGATTGTCTGGATGGCGGAGTTTAATAATAGTGAGAAAGTGGTTGAGGTGACCAAATCGCTCGCCAAGTATTTCCGCTTGGCACTAAATCAAGGCAATGAACAGATTGCCTTAAAAGATGAAATTGACCATGTTCGCCAGTATCTTTTTATCCAAAAACAGCGCTACGGGTACAAGTTGACCTATGAAATCGAAGAAGATACGCGTTTTGATGATTTCCAATTACCCAAGTTGGTCTTGCAGCCCTTGGTGGAAAATGCCATTTACCATGGGATTAAAGAAATCAAGGAACAGGGCTTGGTGCGTGTGTCCGTTGAAGAAAGAGCCGGCTTTCTTGTCGTGTCTATCTATGACAATGGTCGTGGCTTTATTGCGCATGATACGACCGAAAATCTTCTTGTAAAACTCGGTGGTGTTGGCTTAAAAAATGTGGACCAACGCTTGCGTCTACAGTTTGGACAAGACTACCACATGGAAATTGATTCGAAACAAGGTAGTCATACGAGGATTTCCCTTTCCTTTCCAATGGCTTAA
- a CDS encoding response regulator transcription factor has protein sequence MYKLMIVEDEYLVRQGIASLLDFEKLGMEVLAEAENGVEAWELFQKEQADILLTDINMPQMNGIRLAQLVREQYPETHIVFLTGYDDFDYALSAVKLGADDYLLKPFSKADVEEMLVKVKMKLDKEEKRQQISDLVEQSETSSLAQLIQERLADQDLSLKSLAQDLGFSSSHLSVVLKKELGLPFQDYLIQERMKRAKLLLLTTDLKIYEIAEQVGFEDMNYFSQRFKQVVGVTPRQFKKGEQG, from the coding sequence ATGTATAAACTCATGATTGTAGAAGACGAATACCTTGTCCGTCAAGGGATTGCCTCCTTGCTTGATTTTGAAAAATTGGGGATGGAAGTTTTAGCAGAAGCAGAAAACGGTGTGGAGGCTTGGGAACTTTTCCAAAAAGAACAGGCGGATATTCTACTAACCGACATCAATATGCCTCAGATGAACGGGATTCGCTTGGCACAGCTCGTTAGAGAGCAGTATCCAGAGACGCATATTGTGTTTTTGACTGGCTATGATGATTTTGACTATGCCCTCTCAGCTGTTAAATTGGGGGCAGATGACTATCTTCTCAAACCTTTTTCTAAGGCAGACGTGGAGGAGATGCTCGTCAAAGTAAAGATGAAGCTAGATAAGGAAGAAAAGCGGCAACAAATCAGCGATTTGGTCGAACAGAGTGAAACCTCCAGTCTCGCCCAGCTCATCCAAGAACGACTAGCTGATCAGGATTTATCGCTCAAGTCTCTAGCCCAGGACTTGGGATTTAGCTCCTCGCATCTCAGTGTGGTCTTGAAAAAAGAACTGGGCCTGCCCTTTCAGGACTATCTCATTCAGGAGCGGATGAAAAGAGCCAAGTTACTGCTTTTGACAACAGATTTAAAGATTTATGAAATAGCAGAGCAAGTCGGCTTTGAAGATATGAATTATTTTTCGCAGCGTTTCAAGCAGGTCGTGGGTGTGACCCCTCGTCAATTTAAAAAAGGAGAGCAGGGATGA
- the msrB gene encoding peptide-methionine (R)-S-oxide reductase MsrB, translating to MEGKMKVLLTIGAIFLVLGLIVFGAYRNQSSSATAHIKEAAVSQVNQVKPKEKKAMKEELRDIYLAGGCFWGVEEYFSRVGGVTDAVSGYANGKGSTTKYELISQTGHAETVKVTYDKNQISLREVLLHYFRIIDPTSVNKQGNDRGTQYRTGVYYTDKEDSKVIEEVFDEQAKKLDKPLAVEKGALENFVEAEEYHQDYLKKNPNGYCHINVNQASYPVIDESLYHKPSDEEIKKMLTAEEYAVTQKNDTERAFSNRYWDQFEEGIYVDIVTGEPLFSSKDKYESGCGWPSFTRPISPDVATYKDDTSFNMVRTEVRSRVGDSHLGHVFTDGPKDKGGLRYCINSLSIKFIPKAEMESKGYGYLLDYV from the coding sequence ATGGAAGGGAAAATGAAAGTACTCTTAACCATCGGAGCGATTTTCCTAGTGCTGGGCTTAATTGTCTTTGGAGCCTATCGAAATCAATCGTCTTCTGCAACTGCCCATATTAAGGAGGCAGCTGTCAGTCAGGTCAACCAAGTCAAGCCAAAGGAGAAAAAAGCAATGAAAGAAGAGCTCCGCGACATTTATCTAGCAGGCGGTTGCTTCTGGGGCGTTGAAGAATATTTCTCACGTGTAGGAGGAGTGACAGATGCCGTATCAGGTTATGCCAATGGAAAAGGCAGCACCACCAAGTATGAATTGATTAGTCAAACAGGCCATGCTGAGACAGTAAAAGTAACCTATGACAAGAACCAAATTTCCTTACGTGAAGTTTTGCTTCATTATTTCCGCATTATCGACCCGACTAGTGTCAATAAACAAGGAAATGACCGTGGAACACAGTATCGGACGGGTGTCTATTATACGGATAAAGAGGATTCAAAGGTCATTGAAGAAGTCTTTGATGAGCAAGCAAAGAAATTAGATAAGCCCCTTGCTGTTGAAAAAGGTGCTTTGGAAAACTTCGTAGAAGCAGAAGAATATCACCAAGACTACCTCAAGAAAAATCCGAATGGCTACTGCCACATCAATGTCAATCAAGCGAGCTATCCAGTCATTGACGAAAGTTTGTACCACAAACCAAGCGATGAAGAAATTAAGAAAATGTTGACGGCAGAAGAGTACGCTGTGACTCAAAAAAATGACACAGAACGTGCCTTTTCAAACCGCTACTGGGATCAATTTGAGGAAGGGATTTATGTGGATATCGTGACAGGTGAGCCGCTATTTTCTTCCAAAGACAAGTATGAGTCTGGTTGCGGTTGGCCAAGCTTCACGCGCCCAATCAGCCCAGATGTAGCGACTTATAAGGATGATACTAGCTTTAACATGGTGAGAACGGAAGTTCGTAGCCGGGTTGGGGATTCCCACTTAGGGCATGTCTTTACCGATGGTCCAAAAGACAAGGGTGGTTTGCGTTACTGCATTAACAGTCTTTCAATCAAATTCATTCCAAAAGCAGAAATGGAAAGTAAAGGCTACGGCTATCTGTTGGACTATGTATAA
- a CDS encoding redoxin family protein, which translates to MKKRRLLIASLACLGMLTACSTQAAHEDKKMDDSSMMKKEEQKTDKMSDDKKMSDDKMAGKESMKGEMMNDGKPAPDFSLEGVDGKTYKLSDFKGKKVYLKFWASWCSICLSTLRDTDDLSSQVADKDYVILTVVSPDHMGEKSAEDFKDWYKGLDYKHMPVLLDPSGKLLEEYGVRAYPTSAFIGSDGVLVDVHPGFMDKAGIESKLKEIK; encoded by the coding sequence ATGAAAAAACGTCGTTTGTTGATTGCAAGTCTTGCTTGCTTAGGAATGTTAACTGCATGCTCCACTCAGGCAGCACACGAAGATAAAAAAATGGATGATAGCTCTATGATGAAAAAAGAGGAGCAGAAAACGGACAAGATGTCGGATGATAAGAAGATGTCTGACGATAAGATGGCAGGCAAAGAAAGTATGAAAGGAGAGATGATGAATGACGGAAAACCAGCACCAGACTTTAGTTTAGAAGGTGTAGATGGCAAGACCTATAAACTTTCTGATTTTAAAGGAAAAAAAGTCTATCTGAAATTCTGGGCGTCATGGTGTTCCATTTGTCTATCAACTTTACGTGACACAGATGACCTTTCAAGTCAGGTAGCGGACAAGGATTATGTCATTTTAACCGTCGTTTCTCCAGACCACATGGGTGAAAAATCTGCAGAAGATTTCAAAGACTGGTACAAGGGCTTAGATTACAAGCACATGCCAGTCCTCCTTGATCCAAGTGGCAAACTCTTAGAAGAATACGGTGTTCGTGCCTATCCAACCTCTGCTTTTATTGGCAGTGATGGTGTTTTAGTGGATGTTCATCCAGGATTTATGGATAAGGCTGGTATTGAAAGCAAATTAAAAGAGATTAAATAG
- the ccdA2 gene encoding thiol-disulfide oxidoreductase-associated membrane protein CcdA2, protein MTSVVFLVSVFLAGILSFFSPCILPLLPVYVGILLDSDEPRTVRFLGFEIAWYGIVKTLFFIAGLSMVFITLGYGAGFLGNLLYAAWFRYLLGAIVIILGIHQIGIINISQLQKQKSVQFKQDKKRNDFYNAFLLGLTFSFGWTPCIGPVLSSVLAIAASGGNGAWQGAVLMLLYTLGLAIPFLLVALASSFVLRYFSKIKPYMGTLKKIGGIIIILMGILLMLGNLNIFAQIFG, encoded by the coding sequence ATGACCTCAGTTGTATTTTTAGTATCGGTGTTTCTAGCAGGTATTTTATCTTTCTTCTCACCGTGTATTTTACCACTGTTACCTGTGTATGTAGGAATTTTACTCGATTCAGATGAACCAAGAACGGTGCGATTTTTAGGCTTTGAGATTGCCTGGTACGGCATTGTGAAAACCCTCTTTTTCATCGCTGGCCTATCCATGGTCTTTATTACCTTGGGCTATGGGGCAGGCTTTCTAGGAAATCTTCTCTATGCTGCTTGGTTCCGTTACCTTCTGGGGGCTATCGTCATTATCTTGGGAATTCACCAGATAGGAATTATCAATATTTCCCAATTACAAAAGCAAAAGAGTGTCCAATTCAAGCAGGATAAAAAACGCAATGATTTCTACAATGCTTTCTTGCTCGGTTTGACCTTTAGCTTCGGATGGACCCCGTGTATCGGACCAGTCTTGAGTTCGGTTTTAGCCATTGCCGCTTCTGGTGGAAACGGAGCTTGGCAGGGAGCTGTTCTTATGCTTCTTTACACTCTTGGCTTAGCCATTCCATTTTTGCTCGTTGCCTTAGCGTCCTCCTTTGTGTTACGCTACTTCAGCAAAATAAAGCCTTATATGGGCACCTTAAAGAAAATTGGTGGAATCATCATTATCTTGATGGGAATTTTACTCATGTTGGGAAATCTTAACATTTTTGCACAAATTTTTGGATAA
- the brnQ gene encoding branched-chain amino acid transport system II carrier protein encodes MFKKGSLTGLLLFGIFFGAGNLIFPPSLGALSGENFWPAISGFVLSGVGIAVLTLIIGTLNPKGYVSEISRKIAPWFATTYLVALYLSIGPFFAIPRTATTAYEVGIAPLLAGNSQWSLLLFTLCYFAAAYLISLNPSKILDLVGRILTPLFAFLIVVLVVLGAAKYGSASPMAASGTYVNAAFGTGFLEGYNTLDALASVAFSVIAVETMNQLGFASKREYVSTIWVVGVVVALGFSALYVGLGFLGNHFPIPAEVMTSDVNKGVYVLSQATQAIFGPSAQIFLAIMVTMTCFTTTVGLIVSTSEFFVKTFPQLGYKVYATLFTLIGFGIANIGLSAIIAYSIPVLEILYPITIAIVLLVMVNRLVPLSKIGMQLTIALVTSVAFATIIGKQFNLEGLNKLINALPFADASLPWLVPAIVGILFSICMPDGQTAESFEME; translated from the coding sequence ATGTTTAAAAAAGGTTCACTAACAGGACTCCTCCTGTTTGGTATATTTTTTGGGGCGGGAAACTTAATTTTTCCTCCGAGTTTGGGAGCTTTATCGGGAGAGAATTTCTGGCCGGCCATTAGTGGATTTGTCTTGTCTGGAGTTGGAATTGCTGTATTGACGCTGATTATTGGTACGCTCAATCCTAAGGGATATGTATCTGAGATTTCTCGGAAAATCGCTCCTTGGTTTGCAACGACCTATCTTGTGGCTTTGTACCTTTCTATCGGTCCGTTCTTTGCCATTCCGCGGACAGCGACAACGGCTTATGAGGTCGGGATTGCGCCGCTTTTAGCAGGAAATAGCCAGTGGAGTTTGTTGCTCTTTACCCTGTGTTATTTTGCGGCGGCCTATCTGATTTCCCTTAATCCATCTAAGATTTTAGACTTAGTAGGACGGATTTTAACCCCCCTCTTTGCCTTCTTAATCGTTGTATTAGTGGTTCTAGGAGCTGCGAAATATGGGAGTGCAAGTCCGATGGCTGCTTCAGGAACCTATGTGAATGCGGCTTTTGGGACAGGATTTTTAGAGGGCTATAATACATTAGATGCCCTTGCATCTGTTGCCTTTAGTGTGATTGCAGTTGAAACGATGAACCAGCTTGGTTTTGCGTCTAAGAGAGAATACGTTTCAACCATTTGGGTGGTAGGAGTTGTTGTTGCTCTTGGCTTTAGTGCCCTTTACGTAGGACTTGGCTTCTTGGGCAATCATTTCCCAATTCCGGCAGAAGTTATGACCTCAGATGTCAATAAAGGTGTCTATGTCCTTTCGCAAGCAACTCAGGCCATTTTTGGTCCTAGTGCTCAGATTTTCCTAGCCATTATGGTGACCATGACCTGCTTTACGACAACGGTGGGCTTGATTGTATCGACATCAGAATTTTTTGTCAAGACCTTCCCGCAATTAGGCTATAAAGTTTATGCGACCTTGTTCACTTTGATTGGTTTTGGAATTGCAAACATTGGCTTATCAGCTATTATTGCCTATTCTATTCCGGTCTTAGAAATCCTTTATCCCATTACCATTGCAATTGTGCTCTTGGTGATGGTCAATCGCTTGGTACCTTTATCTAAAATCGGCATGCAGCTGACCATTGCCTTGGTAACGAGTGTAGCCTTTGCAACCATTATCGGTAAACAATTTAACTTGGAAGGATTAAATAAACTCATCAATGCTCTGCCATTTGCAGATGCGTCGCTTCCGTGGCTTGTACCAGCAATTGTGGGAATTTTATTTTCTATTTGTATGCCTGATGGGCAAACAGCAGAGAGTTTTGAAATGGAATAA